Proteins found in one Hydrogenimonas thermophila genomic segment:
- the dnaE gene encoding DNA polymerase III subunit alpha, with protein MKPRFTHLHLHTEYSLLDGANKISKLAGRLKELGMDSVAITDHGNMFGAIDFYQQMKKEGIKPIIGMEAYLHNQDDIGDKSTRQRFHLCLYAKNEIGYKNLMYLSSQAYINGFYYYPRINKKLLREHSEGLICSSACLQGEVNWHMNLSERNVKFGAKGYEKAKEIALEYKEIFGDDFYLELMRHGIGDQHAIDEQVIRLSIETGIKIVATNDTHYLYPDDAEPHEAFMCIAMNKLYDDPNRLRHSVHEFYLKSPEEMAELYADIPEALENTQEIADKCNLELNLGNPTPPNFKFAREYAAKVGLEVPEPEEQNSFANDEALFIHECRKGLEERLKYVDPSRHEEYRERLETEMKIINQMKFPGYMLIVWDFVREAKERGIPVGPGRGSAAGSLVAYALKITNIDPMKYDLLFERFLNPERVSMPDIDMDFCQARRGEIIDYVVEKYGRFNVAQVITFGSLLAKGVIRDVARVLGVSYAEADKMAKLIPDELGITLNGKGKEGTDGFKPGAYQKEPKLRELIETNPTAARVWKFALALEGLKRNAGMHAAGVVISNEELWHKTPLYKPSGEDTLVTQYSLNFLEDVDLIKFDFLGLKTLTVIDNAVKLVKKRHNIDVDLDNLPMDDKKVYDTIQSGETVGMFQIESGGMQQLNSKLKPSNFEDLVAVLALYRPGPMESGMLDDFIERKHGRQEITYMFPQLEDILKPTYGVIVYQEQVMQIVQTIGGFSLGKADIVRRAMGKKKFDLMQKYKEEFAQGAKAQGLDYDKAAELFDLIEKFAGYGFNKSHSAAYAMVTYQTAWLKTHYPAEFMAALLTSEKDNTDKVVKYIDEVKRLGIKLLAPDINRSALEFTPDSNDDEENEVILFGLGAIKGVGEAAVKSILEAREKGPFESLNDFVSRIDTQKVNKKVIESMIKAGALDSFGYSRRALLESIDAIIEAMHESARAQQMAVGSLFGDDEEMVNIKVDIMPMDEYDQKSILELEKESLGFYVSGHPLDPFRDELSKIDYTLSSDMDQIADGSDALLIGKVEEITTKISKKGNKFGIANVMDLHGNIEITLFERQLEQLEGMNLDEPIGFKVSITRDGDFTRMRVHKIMELKACKKEKVETRMVEKPEEPMIIRLNLDHEKMRILEEIYRLAQSHPGRKPLKLLLCSKLQDVEIESSIYVNEQMEERLKEMEEVEILASA; from the coding sequence ATGAAACCAAGATTTACACATTTACATTTACATACAGAGTATTCACTGCTTGATGGTGCCAATAAAATTTCTAAACTTGCCGGACGGCTTAAAGAGCTTGGTATGGATTCGGTTGCTATAACCGATCACGGCAATATGTTTGGAGCGATAGATTTTTACCAGCAGATGAAAAAAGAGGGGATAAAGCCAATTATTGGAATGGAGGCTTACCTTCATAATCAAGATGATATAGGCGATAAAAGTACACGTCAGCGTTTTCACCTCTGTCTTTATGCAAAAAATGAGATTGGTTATAAAAACCTGATGTATCTAAGCTCTCAAGCATACATTAACGGCTTTTACTACTATCCTCGTATTAACAAAAAGTTGCTTCGTGAGCATAGTGAAGGGTTGATATGCTCATCAGCCTGTCTGCAGGGTGAAGTAAACTGGCATATGAATCTGAGTGAAAGAAATGTCAAGTTTGGCGCAAAAGGGTATGAAAAAGCAAAAGAGATAGCACTGGAATATAAAGAGATTTTTGGCGATGATTTCTACCTTGAATTGATGCGTCACGGTATAGGTGATCAGCATGCTATTGATGAGCAGGTTATTAGACTAAGTATTGAAACAGGGATCAAAATAGTAGCTACAAATGATACACACTATCTATATCCGGATGATGCAGAGCCTCATGAAGCGTTTATGTGTATAGCTATGAACAAACTCTATGATGATCCAAATCGTTTGCGCCACTCAGTTCATGAGTTTTATCTCAAATCGCCAGAAGAGATGGCTGAACTTTATGCCGATATTCCTGAAGCTTTGGAAAACACACAAGAGATTGCTGATAAGTGTAACCTTGAATTAAACCTTGGTAATCCAACTCCTCCAAACTTTAAATTTGCAAGAGAGTATGCTGCCAAAGTTGGTTTGGAAGTGCCTGAACCAGAAGAGCAAAACAGTTTTGCAAATGATGAGGCACTCTTTATTCACGAATGTCGTAAAGGACTTGAAGAGCGTTTGAAATATGTTGATCCTTCACGCCACGAAGAGTATAGAGAGCGTCTGGAAACTGAGATGAAGATCATTAACCAGATGAAATTCCCAGGATATATGTTGATCGTTTGGGATTTCGTGCGTGAAGCAAAAGAGAGAGGAATTCCAGTTGGACCAGGGCGTGGTTCTGCTGCAGGAAGCCTTGTCGCATATGCTCTGAAGATTACCAATATTGATCCAATGAAGTATGATCTTCTATTTGAGCGTTTCTTGAACCCTGAGCGTGTAAGTATGCCCGATATCGATATGGACTTTTGTCAGGCAAGACGGGGTGAGATTATAGATTATGTTGTAGAGAAGTATGGTCGTTTTAATGTTGCACAGGTTATTACTTTTGGTTCTCTTCTTGCCAAGGGAGTTATACGGGATGTTGCACGGGTTCTTGGAGTAAGTTACGCTGAAGCTGATAAGATGGCAAAGCTTATTCCTGATGAACTGGGAATTACTCTTAATGGAAAAGGTAAGGAAGGAACTGACGGGTTTAAACCTGGAGCTTACCAGAAAGAGCCAAAACTTAGAGAACTCATTGAAACAAATCCTACTGCTGCTAGGGTATGGAAGTTTGCATTGGCTCTTGAAGGTCTAAAACGAAATGCCGGTATGCATGCAGCCGGTGTTGTTATCTCTAACGAAGAGTTATGGCACAAAACACCACTCTACAAACCTTCAGGTGAAGATACGCTTGTAACGCAGTATTCACTGAACTTTCTTGAAGATGTCGATTTGATTAAGTTTGACTTTCTTGGTCTTAAAACACTTACCGTAATTGATAATGCTGTTAAGCTTGTTAAAAAACGTCATAACATTGATGTAGATCTTGATAATTTACCGATGGATGACAAAAAAGTTTATGATACGATTCAAAGTGGAGAGACTGTTGGAATGTTCCAGATAGAATCCGGCGGAATGCAGCAGTTAAACTCTAAATTAAAGCCTAGTAACTTTGAAGACCTTGTAGCGGTACTTGCACTATATCGTCCTGGTCCTATGGAATCAGGGATGCTTGATGATTTCATTGAGCGTAAGCATGGACGGCAAGAAATTACCTATATGTTCCCGCAGCTTGAGGATATTCTTAAGCCAACTTATGGTGTCATTGTTTACCAAGAGCAGGTTATGCAGATTGTTCAGACAATCGGTGGTTTTAGTCTTGGTAAAGCAGATATTGTCCGCCGTGCGATGGGTAAGAAGAAGTTTGACTTGATGCAAAAATATAAAGAGGAGTTTGCACAGGGAGCAAAAGCTCAAGGGCTTGATTATGACAAAGCGGCAGAACTTTTTGACTTGATTGAAAAATTTGCTGGTTACGGTTTTAACAAGTCTCACTCAGCAGCTTATGCAATGGTTACCTACCAGACAGCTTGGCTGAAAACCCACTATCCGGCTGAATTTATGGCAGCGCTTTTAACAAGCGAAAAAGATAATACCGACAAAGTTGTCAAGTATATTGATGAGGTTAAGCGTCTTGGTATTAAGTTACTGGCTCCAGATATTAACAGATCAGCACTAGAGTTTACACCAGATAGTAATGACGATGAAGAGAATGAAGTTATTCTATTTGGACTAGGAGCAATTAAAGGTGTTGGAGAAGCTGCTGTAAAGAGTATTTTAGAGGCAAGAGAGAAGGGACCATTTGAGTCATTAAATGATTTTGTATCTCGTATCGATACTCAGAAGGTAAACAAAAAAGTCATTGAATCTATGATCAAAGCTGGTGCGCTAGATAGCTTTGGTTATAGCCGTCGTGCACTGCTTGAGTCGATAGATGCAATTATAGAAGCTATGCATGAATCAGCAAGAGCGCAGCAGATGGCTGTTGGTTCACTTTTTGGCGACGATGAAGAGATGGTAAATATCAAAGTAGATATTATGCCTATGGATGAGTATGATCAAAAGTCTATACTTGAGCTTGAAAAGGAGTCTTTAGGTTTTTATGTTTCTGGTCACCCTTTAGACCCATTCCGTGATGAACTTTCTAAAATAGACTATACTCTCTCTAGTGACATGGATCAGATTGCTGATGGCTCAGATGCTCTTTTAATAGGCAAAGTAGAAGAGATAACTACAAAGATAAGTAAAAAGGGTAATAAGTTCGGTATTGCTAACGTAATGGACCTTCATGGCAACATTGAGATTACACTTTTTGAGAGACAGCTTGAACAGCTTGAGGGTATGAATCTTGATGAACCGATAGGATTTAAAGTCTCCATTACAAGAGATGGAGATTTTACACGAATGCGTGTCCACAAAATTATGGAACTTAAAGCGTGTAAAAAAGAGAAAGTAGAGACACGTATGGTTGAAAAACCAGAAGAGCCTATGATAATTCGCCTAAATCTAGATCACGAAAAGATGAGAATTTTAGAAGAGATTTACAGACTTGCACAGAGTCATCCAGGCAGAAAACCTCTTAAACTATTACTATGTTCAAAACTGCAAGATGTAGAGATTGAATCATCAATTTACGTTAATGAGCAGATGGAAGAGCGGCTTAAAGAGATGGAAGAAGTAGAGATTTTAGCATCAGCTTAG
- a CDS encoding sensor histidine kinase has product MNEFKLPKSLGDDEKETLLSQLQNLIEQTYSVEKEYITLTNSYNQLQSLIKQIIEALPNALWVINKDGSIFLQNSEAEALDGLLQMLPSKLEETEVAFDGRYFLIKSTHNDDKKIISATDITEQKRKERLASMGQMAAHLAHEIRNPIGSIALLASSLAKRVVPKNQPIVDEIRRSLFRVERIIKTTLMYSKGVQPHLTQITLERLEKECRAAVASYSYTKDIQFHYNLPTLTIEADLGLLSLALQNLLFNAIDAIEEDESDVGDVWVKTEIQENQIIFIIEDSGIALENPERLFEAFQTTKTKGHGLGLILSRQIVEAHGGKLEVQAKPKQFKIVLPFEKT; this is encoded by the coding sequence ATGAATGAGTTCAAACTTCCAAAGTCTTTGGGAGATGATGAAAAAGAGACACTATTATCTCAATTACAAAACCTAATAGAACAGACTTACAGTGTAGAGAAAGAGTACATAACCCTTACAAACTCTTATAACCAGCTTCAAAGCCTCATAAAACAGATCATCGAAGCACTGCCCAATGCCTTGTGGGTTATAAATAAAGATGGTTCTATCTTTTTACAAAACAGTGAAGCAGAAGCTCTAGATGGACTTCTTCAAATGCTTCCTTCAAAGCTAGAAGAGACAGAAGTTGCATTTGATGGACGCTACTTTCTCATAAAATCAACACATAATGATGACAAAAAAATCATAAGTGCTACAGATATTACAGAACAAAAACGAAAAGAGAGACTTGCATCGATGGGGCAAATGGCAGCACACCTTGCACACGAAATCAGAAACCCAATAGGTTCAATTGCCCTACTTGCCTCTTCACTGGCAAAACGTGTAGTACCAAAAAATCAACCAATTGTTGATGAGATAAGACGTTCCCTGTTTCGAGTTGAGAGGATCATCAAAACAACACTAATGTACTCAAAAGGAGTTCAACCACACTTAACTCAAATAACTCTAGAACGTCTAGAAAAAGAGTGCCGTGCAGCAGTAGCATCTTACAGCTATACTAAAGATATACAGTTTCATTATAATCTTCCAACTCTAACAATAGAAGCAGACTTAGGACTGCTCTCACTAGCTCTTCAAAACCTGCTTTTCAATGCAATTGATGCAATTGAAGAAGACGAAAGTGATGTTGGAGATGTTTGGGTCAAAACAGAAATTCAAGAGAATCAGATAATCTTTATAATTGAAGATAGCGGTATAGCATTGGAAAACCCTGAACGCCTATTTGAAGCATTCCAAACCACAAAAACAAAAGGACACGGTCTTGGATTAATTCTTTCAAGGCAGATTGTTGAAGCACACGGTGGTAAACTGGAAGTACAAGCTAAACCAAAACAGTTTAAGATAGTTCTTCCTTTTGAGAAGACTTAA
- a CDS encoding DUF234 domain-containing protein: MEIEQLIEHYAVFGGLEKYTTLNFSDSLFESIHSNILVNFNFLKTKILPPVSLTDESRRMLCAVATSDGKTINVFKRARLSRSRGYETYQLLSQIGMLHKELSRETPPVKLPGQKKKKEERRYTVQAKIKFTHPFYRFWYTFVEPHAKEIEKGEFEPFFISLETSFDRYVSFTFEELSNALIKQTFEKKDPVSEKGTYWDRHNEFDLLAKTKNNRMIIGECKWKRSKVCKSLVSKLKSKCEKSGLNPDYLALFSKSGFSKELKNSNDPTLLCFDLKDFEKLLRISPYE; encoded by the coding sequence TTGGAGATAGAGCAGTTAATTGAGCATTATGCCGTATTTGGTGGTCTTGAAAAATATACTACTCTAAACTTCAGTGACTCACTGTTTGAATCTATCCACTCAAATATTTTAGTCAATTTCAATTTTTTAAAAACCAAAATTTTGCCTCCTGTAAGCTTGACTGATGAGAGCCGTAGAATGCTTTGTGCTGTTGCCACATCAGATGGTAAAACAATCAATGTATTTAAACGTGCAAGATTATCAAGATCAAGAGGCTATGAAACATACCAGCTACTTAGCCAAATAGGAATGCTGCATAAAGAGCTCTCTCGTGAAACACCACCAGTTAAACTGCCAGGACAAAAAAAGAAAAAAGAAGAGCGTAGATACACAGTTCAAGCAAAAATAAAATTTACCCACCCTTTTTACAGATTTTGGTACACATTTGTTGAACCTCACGCAAAAGAGATTGAGAAAGGAGAGTTTGAACCTTTTTTTATTTCACTTGAAACTTCATTTGACAGATATGTAAGTTTCACTTTTGAAGAACTATCCAACGCCTTGATTAAACAGACATTTGAAAAAAAAGATCCCGTATCTGAAAAGGGAACTTACTGGGATAGGCATAATGAATTTGATTTACTTGCAAAAACCAAAAACAACCGTATGATTATTGGAGAGTGTAAATGGAAAAGAAGCAAAGTGTGCAAAAGTCTTGTCAGTAAACTTAAATCAAAATGTGAAAAGTCAGGACTTAATCCAGATTACCTTGCCCTCTTTTCTAAAAGCGGATTTAGCAAAGAGCTTAAAAACTCAAATGATCCAACACTTCTCTGTTTTGACTTAAAAGATTTTGAAAAATTATTAAGGATATCGCCATATGAATGA
- a CDS encoding CHAD domain-containing protein, whose product MSNLEIERKFLLYPCSMKRFLKKEGLDWKAVKIEQFYLLAGENGAERYRKYGNKYIKTIKRGSGLIREEREVEISKTLYEEAKRQNSGGVIKKIRRVVKFDEHTFEIDSFKNPFKGFNLLEVEFKSEADAKAFELPDIFKEILVAEVTENRDFTNGALSRSMKLPSIETDLKDIFAQVDKREDFLKASTNVVFNAYESGSHAVKALVYTLLKTIEANRDAILHKEYEPERLHQLRVAMRKLRALLSQMKPLFSPTWRDEHKEKLAYLMRQTGSQRDIDVYLEAIPNYKQMLPKDLQDGLDALEDYLTQKSKESKDELINFLQSDPFNKEIETLFEFCHNEESIGLSKRSSGPVIIEVKHALRKRYKRILKKGNALNKNSLADEYHLLRIDVKKLRYMIEFFSSLFNKDAYDKMLKRLKTIQSILGEHQDLEVQSQHLKELSQLPELHNDKTMAALNELRKTMAQMEEQKRLEFRDTFKLFAKTEDLFLEMICKF is encoded by the coding sequence ATGAGTAATTTAGAAATCGAACGAAAATTTTTACTGTATCCTTGTTCTATGAAACGCTTCCTCAAAAAAGAGGGGCTGGATTGGAAGGCTGTTAAAATTGAACAGTTTTATCTTTTAGCAGGTGAAAATGGTGCAGAGCGTTATCGTAAATATGGTAACAAATATATCAAAACTATCAAGAGAGGCTCTGGACTTATCAGAGAAGAGAGAGAGGTAGAAATATCTAAAACTCTTTATGAAGAAGCAAAACGTCAAAATAGCGGTGGAGTAATTAAAAAGATTAGACGAGTTGTAAAATTTGATGAACATACTTTTGAAATAGATAGTTTTAAAAATCCTTTTAAGGGTTTCAATCTGCTTGAAGTAGAGTTTAAAAGTGAGGCTGATGCAAAAGCATTTGAACTGCCTGATATATTTAAAGAGATTTTAGTTGCTGAAGTAACTGAAAATAGAGACTTTACCAATGGAGCTTTATCTAGGTCTATGAAGCTTCCTTCTATTGAGACAGATTTAAAAGATATTTTTGCTCAAGTAGACAAAAGAGAGGATTTTTTAAAAGCCTCTACAAATGTAGTCTTTAATGCTTATGAGAGTGGTTCTCATGCTGTTAAAGCCCTTGTTTATACACTGTTAAAGACTATAGAAGCTAATCGTGATGCGATTTTGCATAAAGAGTATGAACCTGAAAGGTTGCATCAACTTAGAGTAGCAATGCGTAAACTAAGAGCACTGCTTTCTCAAATGAAACCTCTTTTTTCTCCTACTTGGCGTGATGAGCATAAAGAGAAACTTGCTTATTTGATGCGTCAAACAGGCAGTCAGCGAGATATAGATGTTTATCTTGAAGCAATTCCAAACTACAAGCAGATGTTGCCTAAAGATCTTCAAGATGGATTGGATGCTTTGGAAGATTATCTTACTCAAAAGTCTAAAGAGAGTAAAGATGAGTTGATTAACTTTTTACAAAGTGATCCTTTTAATAAAGAGATAGAGACTCTTTTTGAATTTTGTCATAATGAAGAGAGTATAGGGCTTTCTAAAAGAAGCAGTGGTCCTGTTATCATTGAAGTAAAGCATGCATTGCGTAAACGGTATAAACGTATATTGAAAAAAGGGAATGCTTTAAATAAAAACTCTTTGGCAGATGAGTATCATCTTTTACGCATAGATGTAAAAAAACTTCGATATATGATAGAGTTTTTTTCTTCTTTGTTTAATAAAGATGCTTATGATAAGATGCTTAAACGGCTTAAAACAATTCAGTCGATTTTAGGGGAACATCAAGACTTGGAAGTTCAAAGTCAGCATCTTAAAGAGTTAAGTCAGCTTCCAGAATTGCATAATGACAAAACTATGGCTGCTTTGAATGAGTTGCGTAAAACAATGGCGCAAATGGAAGAGCAAAAGCGTCTTGAATTTAGAGATACATTTAAACTTTTTGCAAAAACAGAAGATCTTTTCTTGGAGATGATCTGTAAATTTTAA
- the pta gene encoding phosphate acetyltransferase, with product MPSSSLYIISKEPQAGSLFIAIGLMEILKRSYKRVAVFKPVVLQKKDEDVKTILNIFNLDQSLEDGCGITLKKAEELFAYGEKAKLYEDLITSFESLCSKYDFVLCLGFSNQHFKEIIDFDLNLQIAKNFSSSIVGVISAKDKTVESIGEELLLWERGLKEEELKPFAFFINHMKDKLSCEVNSIKPFKEIPCFPIPYEKELDKPTILDFLDVSGGEVLNIKDERKLEQTINKPLIAAMHPEHFLDHFEDGDLVIVPADRSDILLTVMAANQTKGFPSASAVVIGGQAPISKNILKLLSSNDNFNVVLIKVPLDTMQISMQALKSVARITFKHRRKVALALGHFAKYVDTELIEKSLAKSSVNILTPAMFQHRLFARASKHKVRIVLPESMDERILRAAEIVHRRNLANIILLGKKETICNNGKALGINLDGLEFINPQDKNLLEKFTQNLYELRKEKGITIEAARDRMKNWTYFATMMVEQGLADAMVAGASHSTAETVLPALQIIKTKPGIEIVSSIFFMCLDTKVLVYGDCAIVPDPNPKELAQIAVESALSAKAFGIESIVAMLSYSSGESGKGEDVEKVREAVKIANSMRPDLLIEGPIQYDAAIDPEVGKKKMPGSRVAGRATVFIFPDLNTGNNTYKAVQRSTNAIAIGPVLQGLRKPVNDLSRGCSVEDIVSTIAITAVQAQQL from the coding sequence ATGCCTTCAAGCTCTCTTTACATTATTTCAAAAGAGCCACAAGCAGGGAGCTTGTTTATTGCTATTGGGCTAATGGAAATTTTGAAGCGTAGTTATAAACGTGTTGCCGTTTTTAAACCTGTTGTTTTACAGAAAAAAGATGAAGATGTTAAAACTATTTTAAATATTTTCAATTTAGACCAATCTTTAGAAGATGGTTGTGGCATAACTCTTAAAAAAGCAGAAGAGTTGTTTGCATATGGAGAAAAAGCGAAACTTTATGAAGATTTGATTACTAGTTTTGAATCTCTTTGCAGTAAGTATGATTTTGTTTTATGTTTAGGATTTAGCAACCAACATTTTAAAGAGATAATAGATTTTGATTTGAATCTGCAAATTGCAAAAAACTTCTCCTCATCAATAGTTGGTGTTATAAGTGCAAAAGATAAAACGGTTGAGTCTATAGGTGAAGAGCTTCTACTTTGGGAGAGAGGTTTAAAAGAGGAGGAGCTTAAACCATTTGCATTTTTTATCAATCATATGAAAGACAAACTCTCTTGTGAGGTAAACAGTATCAAGCCTTTTAAAGAGATTCCCTGTTTTCCTATTCCTTACGAAAAAGAGTTAGACAAACCAACTATTCTTGATTTTTTAGATGTCAGTGGTGGTGAAGTTTTAAATATTAAAGATGAGAGAAAGCTTGAACAGACAATAAATAAACCACTGATCGCTGCAATGCATCCTGAACACTTTCTAGATCATTTTGAAGATGGCGATTTGGTTATAGTTCCTGCAGACAGAAGTGACATACTGCTTACAGTAATGGCCGCTAATCAGACCAAAGGCTTTCCAAGTGCTTCTGCAGTTGTAATAGGGGGACAAGCTCCAATCTCTAAAAATATTTTAAAACTGCTATCTTCAAATGATAACTTTAATGTTGTACTTATAAAGGTGCCTTTGGATACTATGCAAATTTCTATGCAGGCACTTAAAAGTGTAGCTAGAATAACTTTCAAACATAGAAGAAAAGTAGCATTGGCATTAGGGCATTTTGCAAAGTATGTAGATACAGAACTCATTGAAAAATCCCTTGCAAAGAGTAGTGTAAATATATTAACCCCTGCAATGTTTCAACATAGACTGTTTGCTCGTGCTTCAAAACATAAGGTACGTATTGTTTTGCCTGAAAGTATGGATGAGAGGATTTTAAGAGCTGCTGAAATAGTCCATAGACGTAATCTTGCCAATATTATTTTACTTGGAAAAAAAGAGACTATTTGTAATAATGGCAAAGCTTTAGGGATTAATTTGGATGGACTAGAGTTTATAAATCCACAAGATAAAAACCTTCTAGAAAAGTTTACGCAAAATTTGTATGAACTTCGCAAAGAAAAAGGGATAACCATTGAAGCTGCTAGAGATAGAATGAAAAACTGGACCTATTTTGCCACAATGATGGTTGAGCAGGGGTTGGCAGATGCTATGGTTGCAGGGGCTTCTCATTCAACAGCTGAAACTGTTCTTCCAGCTTTACAAATTATAAAGACCAAACCCGGCATAGAGATAGTCTCTAGTATCTTTTTTATGTGTCTTGATACAAAAGTTTTGGTTTATGGTGATTGTGCCATTGTTCCAGACCCAAACCCTAAAGAGTTGGCTCAGATAGCTGTAGAGTCTGCTTTGAGTGCTAAGGCGTTTGGTATAGAGTCGATTGTTGCTATGCTTTCATACTCAAGCGGAGAGAGTGGAAAAGGTGAGGATGTAGAAAAGGTTCGTGAAGCAGTAAAGATCGCTAACAGTATGCGTCCTGATCTTTTAATAGAAGGTCCCATACAGTACGATGCGGCGATAGATCCGGAAGTTGGTAAAAAAAAGATGCCCGGAAGTAGGGTAGCAGGTCGCGCTACTGTCTTTATTTTTCCAGATTTAAATACAGGTAACAATACATACAAAGCTGTTCAAAGATCAACAAATGCCATTGCAATAGGTCCTGTTTTGCAAGGTTTAAGAAAGCCTGTAAATGATTTAAGCAGAGGGTGCAGTGTAGAAGATATTGTCAGCACTATAGCTATAACAGCAGTTCAGGCACAACAGTTATGA
- a CDS encoding acetate/propionate family kinase, whose product MKILVLNAGSSSLKYRLFKDLKELVSGQIEHIGEDSGVKNHYEALLQVEKELTFRGQMSFKELDAIGHRVVHGGEKFTEPVKINDNVIEAIKEVSSLAPLHNPANLQGILMMRKLLPNIPQVVVFDTAFHQTMEPEAYLYAIPYELYEKYGIRRYGFHGTSHAFVAKKASKLLNKPLKNLNLITIHLGNGASVCAIKEGKSIETSMGFTPLEGLVMGTRSGDTDPEIPLFLQKVGLNADTVLNKQSGLKGICGQNDMREVEKLALKGDEKAKLAIKIFVHRIKKYIGAYSALLGRVDAVIFTAGIGEHSLLIRSLVCDGLEPMGMILEQERNKKNETFISTDNSMVKLMVIPTNEELEIAHQTEMALRDD is encoded by the coding sequence ATGAAAATTTTAGTTTTAAATGCAGGAAGTTCATCTTTAAAATATAGACTTTTTAAAGATTTAAAAGAGTTGGTTTCAGGTCAAATTGAGCATATTGGTGAAGATAGCGGAGTTAAAAACCATTATGAAGCTCTTTTACAGGTAGAAAAAGAGTTGACTTTTCGTGGACAAATGAGTTTTAAAGAGTTAGATGCCATAGGTCATAGGGTGGTTCACGGTGGAGAGAAGTTTACAGAGCCGGTGAAGATTAATGACAATGTAATAGAGGCAATTAAGGAAGTTTCATCCTTAGCTCCACTTCACAATCCGGCAAATCTTCAGGGAATTTTGATGATGAGAAAGCTTTTACCAAATATTCCGCAAGTAGTAGTGTTTGATACTGCTTTTCATCAAACAATGGAGCCGGAAGCTTATCTTTATGCCATCCCTTATGAACTGTATGAGAAGTATGGTATTCGTCGTTATGGATTTCACGGTACATCCCATGCATTTGTAGCAAAAAAGGCTTCAAAGCTTCTGAACAAACCATTAAAAAATCTAAATCTCATTACCATTCATCTTGGAAATGGTGCAAGTGTATGTGCTATTAAAGAGGGGAAAAGTATTGAAACATCTATGGGATTTACACCTCTTGAGGGTTTGGTAATGGGAACAAGAAGTGGAGATACTGACCCTGAAATTCCTCTCTTTTTACAAAAGGTTGGTTTAAATGCTGATACAGTTTTAAATAAACAGAGTGGTTTGAAAGGAATTTGTGGTCAAAATGATATGCGAGAAGTAGAAAAGTTGGCTCTTAAAGGAGATGAAAAAGCCAAGTTGGCAATAAAGATTTTTGTACATAGAATTAAAAAATATATTGGAGCTTATAGCGCACTTCTTGGAAGGGTAGATGCAGTTATCTTTACTGCAGGAATTGGAGAGCATAGTTTACTTATTAGATCATTAGTTTGTGATGGTTTAGAGCCTATGGGAATGATTTTAGAGCAAGAACGAAATAAAAAAAATGAGAC